A portion of the Bacillus sp. es.034 genome contains these proteins:
- a CDS encoding Gfo/Idh/MocA family oxidoreductase, translating into MTVNNVIKVGLIGLGGMADAHRRMISELDQLQLSALCDVNDELLQKVGEEEGIGEEKRFNEMESLIQDPTVDAVISIVPNDLHAKVLELCIRHQKPIMAEKPFTLNFKEAEYLAELYEKTPIPCMVGFSYRYIPAFRYAKKLLEENKIGTLRHLEVRYLQSFGSPIFDVPYLWRFNKAVTGTGALGDLGAHMIDSARFLVGEFKSVSALMRTFVPERRNPATGHMHQVEVDDYVSFHAVLEHDVVGAFLTTRNAIGSGNQHEVTLYGDIGTIHVNCEKPDEVLLSLVDGNELQTTKETLEIPPGYRRQQLEDFIAIVTGQGHEEIPDFHDGYQNQKVLERIIESAEKGQSINIDE; encoded by the coding sequence ATGACAGTGAATAACGTAATCAAGGTAGGTCTTATCGGACTCGGAGGAATGGCGGATGCCCACAGAAGGATGATTTCCGAGCTGGATCAACTCCAATTAAGCGCGTTGTGCGATGTGAACGATGAACTACTGCAAAAGGTGGGAGAGGAAGAGGGGATTGGAGAAGAAAAGCGATTCAACGAGATGGAATCGCTGATCCAGGACCCGACTGTGGATGCGGTGATTTCGATTGTGCCGAATGACTTGCATGCGAAAGTATTGGAGTTGTGCATCCGGCATCAGAAACCCATCATGGCAGAAAAGCCATTCACCTTAAATTTCAAGGAAGCGGAATATCTGGCGGAACTGTATGAGAAGACACCGATTCCGTGCATGGTCGGGTTTTCTTACCGTTATATACCGGCATTCAGATATGCCAAGAAGCTGCTGGAGGAAAATAAGATCGGTACTCTCCGTCATCTGGAGGTCCGCTATCTTCAATCGTTCGGCTCACCGATCTTTGATGTCCCGTATTTATGGAGGTTCAATAAGGCGGTTACCGGGACGGGGGCGTTGGGTGATCTCGGTGCACATATGATCGACAGCGCAAGGTTCCTTGTCGGGGAATTCAAATCCGTATCTGCGTTAATGAGAACCTTTGTCCCGGAACGCAGGAATCCAGCAACCGGTCATATGCATCAAGTGGAAGTGGACGATTATGTCAGCTTCCATGCCGTGCTGGAGCATGATGTGGTAGGGGCGTTCCTGACAACAAGGAACGCAATCGGTTCCGGGAACCAGCATGAAGTGACATTGTACGGAGATATCGGGACGATCCACGTCAATTGTGAAAAACCGGATGAAGTCCTGCTCAGTTTGGTTGATGGGAATGAGCTTCAAACAACGAAAGAGACCCTGGAGATTCCACCTGGCTACAGGCGTCAGCAGCTCGAGGATTTCATCGCAATAGTGACCGGCCAGGGGCACGAAGAAATCCCTGACTTCCATGATGGCTATCAGAATCAAAAGGTGCTGGAGCGTATTATCGAATCAGCCGAAAAAGGTCAGTCCATAAACATAGACGAATAG
- a CDS encoding alpha-glucosidase produces MEKKWWKESVVYQIYPRSFKDSNGDGIGDLQGIISKLDYLKELGVGVIWLSPVYESPNDDNGYDISDYKAIMDEFGTMEDWEELLEGLHTRGMKLMMDLVVNHSSDEHAWFMESRKSQDNPYRDYYIWRPGKDGNEPNNWTSFFSGSAWQYDETTDEYFLHLFSKKQPDLNWENPVLRTEIYDMMKWWLDKGVDGFRMDVINLISKEDGLPSTPGGKRYDWGGDYFMNGPRVHEYLQEMNREVLSNYDMMTVGECPGASPEDAARYANEEGTELNMIFTFEHMDLDSGPGGKWDVKDWALTDLKQVMTKWQKDLEGRGWNSLYLNNHDQPRMVSRFGDDQEYRVESAKMLATFLHMLQGTPYIYQGEELGMTNVAFDSLEEYNDIEIHNMYREKVTEGGEDHNTIMEAIYRKGRDNARTPMQWDDSEHAGFTTGTPWLKVNPNYKEINAENALKDPASIYYYYKELNRLRKEHDIIVYGTYDLILDDHKQIYAYTRTLGEGKLVIVCNFTGEDAAFTLPEGLHFESSSLLIGNYESNDNHLEKNGKLKSYEARVYKLN; encoded by the coding sequence ATGGAGAAAAAATGGTGGAAAGAAAGCGTCGTCTATCAAATTTATCCGAGAAGCTTCAAAGACAGTAACGGAGACGGGATCGGTGATTTACAAGGAATCATCAGCAAGCTGGATTACTTAAAAGAACTGGGAGTCGGTGTCATCTGGCTGTCCCCCGTCTATGAATCTCCCAATGATGATAATGGATATGATATCAGCGATTACAAAGCTATCATGGACGAATTCGGGACAATGGAAGACTGGGAGGAATTATTGGAAGGTCTCCACACCAGAGGGATGAAGCTGATGATGGATCTTGTGGTCAATCATTCGTCGGATGAACATGCATGGTTCATGGAATCCCGGAAATCGCAAGACAACCCTTACAGGGATTATTATATCTGGCGTCCCGGCAAGGACGGAAATGAACCAAACAACTGGACGTCTTTCTTTAGTGGATCGGCCTGGCAGTATGATGAGACGACGGACGAATATTTCTTGCACCTTTTCAGTAAAAAACAGCCGGACCTCAACTGGGAAAACCCTGTATTGAGAACTGAAATCTACGACATGATGAAATGGTGGCTGGATAAAGGGGTCGACGGATTCCGGATGGATGTCATCAACCTCATCTCCAAAGAGGACGGCCTCCCGAGTACACCAGGCGGAAAGAGATACGACTGGGGCGGGGATTATTTCATGAACGGCCCCCGTGTCCATGAGTATCTGCAGGAAATGAACAGGGAAGTACTCTCGAACTATGACATGATGACAGTCGGCGAATGTCCAGGGGCGTCCCCGGAGGATGCCGCCCGATATGCCAATGAAGAGGGTACGGAGCTAAACATGATCTTCACATTCGAACACATGGACCTGGATTCCGGCCCCGGCGGTAAATGGGACGTGAAGGACTGGGCTCTCACCGATCTGAAGCAGGTGATGACAAAATGGCAGAAAGACCTCGAAGGCAGGGGCTGGAACAGTCTTTACCTCAATAACCATGATCAGCCAAGGATGGTCTCGAGGTTCGGGGACGATCAGGAATACCGCGTTGAATCTGCCAAGATGCTTGCTACGTTCCTTCACATGCTGCAGGGAACTCCTTATATCTATCAAGGGGAAGAGCTTGGGATGACGAACGTTGCATTCGACTCCCTTGAAGAGTACAACGATATAGAAATTCACAATATGTACCGTGAAAAAGTGACGGAGGGCGGAGAAGATCACAACACGATCATGGAAGCCATCTATCGTAAAGGGCGGGATAATGCAAGGACGCCAATGCAATGGGATGACAGTGAACATGCCGGGTTTACAACCGGTACGCCGTGGCTGAAGGTCAATCCGAACTATAAGGAAATCAATGCAGAAAACGCGTTGAAAGATCCCGCGTCCATTTATTATTACTACAAGGAATTGAACCGCCTTCGTAAGGAACATGACATCATCGTTTATGGCACGTATGACCTTATCCTTGATGACCATAAGCAAATCTACGCCTACACCCGGACACTCGGGGAAGGGAAGCTTGTGATTGTGTGTAACTTCACGGGGGAGGATGCAGCCTTTACATTGCCGGAAGGTCTTCACTTTGAATCTTCCTCTTTGCTGATTGGTAATTATGAAAGTAATGATAATCATCTTGAGAAAAATGGAAAATTAAAATCTTATGAAGCGAGAGTTTATAAATTAAATTAA
- a CDS encoding extracellular solute-binding protein, whose translation MIRFRTTIILILLLILNACGNQHIIDESKKVKLSDENSVEEIEIWHTYSDKETRIFENEIIPLFEEKYPGIDVKSVRQPHSKQLMSALISRASVNRTPDVVRMDITWIPKFVHLDLLYPISEFDDFDLVKSRFLQNPLESNRFGKNYYGLPLNTNVKAAIYNKAALEKLELDHLPETMDELIGIVKEHNLKIGISDVSPWNSLPYFYGLGGKVMNKDYTKASGYLDSKESISALKELLGLYQNGYIPPEVLSGYAETWQNVSSGDYFMIDEGPWFYSVRSENDLALVNQRTASGVFPSNGEECSILGGENAVITKGTKHREASWTFVKWMTTEEPQSLLLKAGLLPTNKRVEISNFAEEYPYYKSYIESIDEAFLRPPVPQWEEINTILTNTFRNIFSGEVSVEEGLKKAAADIDRQLSS comes from the coding sequence ATGATTCGATTCCGGACAACCATCATACTGATCTTATTGCTTATATTGAACGCTTGCGGAAATCAACATATCATCGACGAATCAAAGAAAGTGAAATTATCTGATGAAAACAGTGTGGAAGAAATAGAGATCTGGCATACTTACAGCGACAAAGAAACGAGAATCTTTGAAAATGAGATCATTCCGTTATTCGAAGAGAAATATCCTGGGATCGATGTCAAATCCGTCAGGCAGCCTCATAGCAAGCAGCTGATGTCAGCGCTTATTTCACGGGCATCCGTCAATCGGACCCCCGATGTCGTCAGAATGGATATTACTTGGATTCCTAAATTTGTCCACCTGGATTTACTTTATCCAATAAGTGAATTTGATGACTTTGATTTGGTCAAGTCAAGATTCCTACAAAATCCCCTTGAGTCAAATCGATTCGGAAAGAATTACTACGGGTTACCCCTGAACACGAATGTAAAAGCAGCCATTTACAATAAAGCAGCCTTAGAGAAACTCGAACTGGATCATCTTCCAGAAACGATGGATGAATTGATCGGGATCGTAAAGGAACACAATCTGAAAATCGGCATCAGTGACGTTTCTCCCTGGAACAGCCTCCCCTATTTTTACGGATTGGGCGGAAAGGTGATGAACAAGGACTATACAAAGGCAAGCGGCTATCTGGATAGCAAAGAGAGCATTTCAGCACTTAAAGAGTTGTTGGGGCTGTACCAGAACGGATATATTCCTCCCGAGGTACTCAGTGGATATGCGGAGACGTGGCAAAATGTCAGTTCGGGTGATTATTTCATGATTGATGAGGGGCCATGGTTCTACAGCGTAAGGTCAGAAAACGACTTGGCTCTTGTCAATCAGCGAACGGCTTCAGGCGTGTTTCCGAGTAATGGGGAAGAGTGTTCCATCCTCGGCGGAGAAAATGCGGTCATCACGAAAGGAACGAAACATCGGGAAGCATCATGGACGTTCGTGAAATGGATGACCACCGAAGAGCCTCAAAGCCTACTGTTAAAAGCAGGTTTACTCCCAACGAATAAACGGGTGGAAATATCGAATTTTGCAGAAGAGTATCCTTACTATAAAAGTTATATCGAAAGCATCGATGAAGCCTTCTTAAGGCCGCCGGTGCCGCAATGGGAAGAAATCAACACCATCCTGACAAATACCTTCAGGAACATTTTCAGTGGGGAAGTAAGTGTAGAAGAAGGACTAAAGAAAGCGGCAGCTGATATAGATCGTCAGCTCTCATCATAG
- a CDS encoding response regulator: MYNVMIVDDEPIIRFGLKSSIDWEDKNLHLIGDFSNGKQALDAMERTGHVDILITDIKMPVMDGVTLMKKALQMNPKLKVVLVSSYNEFEYVREGLTHGAVDYILKQTLEPDQFSRTIHKCIDKILDEEKVTEKLDQAEQTNKINDRRRTEQSIKRILLQKEPFHACEQRIESLHMPQLLLLGSIKELDRLEDEFGFLYKNLIVDEIQERFYRETEDGYCFPIGENELIFFMGNTEEPRDTVNKLKEKIEKETSLKLVFSYAVVSDREKLVEGYHHASLSGKQYFFQSNTEIFPYERGVKMLREPLSLEEIKAQIHGEESLENFLEARFVRWKEEDMHPDNVKKEAGYILKALYWNKVEVSVLIDHMSNLASSETLEELTGLFHEAKNECDLFLESESKHPHMDNELLDKALTYIHEHYTQEMTLQHVADHIHISRNYFSILFKRFMDVNFIDYVIRLRINKAKELLGHTSLKVYEVAGESGFNDVKYFSKLFKKVTGLSPGDYRTEHHK; encoded by the coding sequence ATGTATAACGTGATGATTGTGGATGATGAACCGATCATCCGCTTTGGCCTGAAATCCTCCATTGACTGGGAGGATAAGAATCTTCACTTGATCGGTGACTTTTCAAATGGAAAACAAGCGTTAGACGCAATGGAAAGAACCGGCCATGTGGATATTCTCATAACCGATATAAAGATGCCTGTCATGGATGGCGTTACGTTGATGAAGAAAGCGCTTCAAATGAACCCGAAGCTAAAGGTGGTCCTGGTCAGCAGCTACAATGAGTTCGAATATGTCCGGGAAGGCCTTACCCACGGGGCGGTCGATTATATATTGAAACAGACACTTGAACCTGACCAATTCTCAAGGACCATCCATAAATGTATCGACAAAATCCTCGATGAGGAAAAAGTGACAGAGAAGCTTGATCAGGCGGAACAGACCAATAAGATCAACGACAGGCGGAGGACGGAACAATCGATCAAGAGAATCCTTCTGCAGAAAGAACCGTTCCATGCGTGTGAACAAAGGATTGAATCTCTTCACATGCCCCAGCTTCTACTGCTTGGGAGCATAAAGGAACTTGATCGACTCGAAGATGAATTTGGTTTCCTTTATAAAAATTTGATCGTCGATGAAATTCAAGAGCGTTTCTATAGAGAAACTGAAGACGGGTATTGCTTTCCGATAGGTGAAAATGAACTGATTTTCTTCATGGGGAATACGGAAGAACCCAGGGATACTGTTAACAAGTTGAAGGAGAAGATTGAAAAGGAAACGTCGCTGAAACTGGTGTTCAGCTATGCAGTGGTTTCAGATCGTGAAAAATTGGTCGAGGGATACCATCATGCCTCTCTTTCAGGCAAACAATATTTCTTCCAAAGTAACACTGAGATCTTTCCTTATGAAAGAGGAGTGAAAATGCTTCGGGAGCCCCTGAGTCTTGAAGAGATAAAAGCTCAAATTCATGGGGAAGAATCACTTGAGAACTTCCTCGAGGCGAGGTTTGTACGCTGGAAGGAAGAGGATATGCACCCCGACAACGTCAAGAAGGAAGCAGGGTATATCCTGAAGGCACTATATTGGAATAAGGTTGAAGTAAGCGTATTAATAGACCATATGTCAAACTTGGCTTCTTCAGAAACACTGGAGGAATTGACAGGGCTTTTCCATGAAGCGAAGAATGAATGTGACCTCTTTCTTGAATCGGAAAGTAAACATCCCCATATGGATAATGAGCTGTTGGATAAGGCCCTCACGTATATCCATGAGCACTATACACAAGAGATGACTCTTCAGCACGTGGCAGATCATATCCATATCAGCCGGAATTACTTTAGCATTTTATTCAAGCGATTCATGGATGTCAATTTCATCGATTACGTGATAAGACTCAGAATCAACAAGGCGAAAGAACTTCTCGGCCACACTTCACTGAAGGTATATGAAGTAGCTGGTGAATCAGGTTTCAATGATGTGAAGTACTTCAGTAAATTATTCAAGAAAGTCACCGGCCTCTCCCCGGGGGATTACAGGACTGAGCATCATAAATAG
- a CDS encoding sensor histidine kinase codes for MIQLLKKRLAAKVILTILVVCLIPTVFNSVFFYHSASDVVKENVRESSRQIARQAAESLSFIFSNGSDMSDLIYSNERIQEIVKDDLDNRSSDTEENQEYMTSYLNSNIYTSSFVRIIYVLKEDGMSWGSGTFSPYKLSKVNIDGMDWAKEAVRRDGELVWGGLQYDRFSGAGENTDLILPITRVLKDFDTMENIAYIQVSLDGKAILDKINQIKLGKTGHFFVVNEQAEVVIDNDLENLNNPVQNKQMREYILSDKREFEYEEDDIPYYGVTEPIGNGWLIVGRVPTFEITGEIISIQKIIIGASIIFGIVAILVGSFIAKKVTDPVKILTEQMKLVGEGNLKVRTSVDSKDEIGMMSSEFNHMIYRVEDLLEQVKEEQHQKQEAVLRAIKHRINPHFLFNTLSTIRWLVQFKETERANTALTALSKLLEGNMGKTGTFISIKEEVELVEQFMVILQIRYEQKFHLVTDFEEGVEDWEIPRMLLQPIVENSIFHGIVPTGTEGTVWITGKNILGGIQIEIRDDGVGVEQDMLQRVQRSSVGDNSYVGIGLSHVADSIRLYFGPDSKFEITSGDGTVVKLVLMTKTRGDQDV; via the coding sequence ATGATACAGCTTCTAAAGAAACGGCTGGCTGCCAAGGTCATTCTCACCATATTAGTCGTTTGTTTAATCCCTACGGTCTTTAATAGTGTGTTCTTCTACCATTCCGCCTCGGATGTCGTAAAAGAAAATGTAAGGGAATCGTCAAGGCAGATTGCGAGACAGGCAGCGGAATCCCTGTCCTTTATCTTCTCCAATGGAAGTGATATGTCAGATCTCATCTATAGTAATGAAAGAATACAGGAGATCGTGAAGGATGACTTGGACAATCGCTCCTCAGACACAGAAGAAAATCAAGAATATATGACATCGTATTTGAATTCAAATATATATACAAGTTCATTTGTGAGGATCATTTATGTATTGAAGGAAGACGGGATGAGCTGGGGAAGCGGGACCTTTTCCCCTTATAAGCTCTCAAAGGTGAATATTGATGGAATGGATTGGGCCAAGGAAGCGGTTCGAAGAGATGGAGAGCTGGTGTGGGGTGGACTTCAATACGACCGGTTCAGTGGAGCCGGTGAAAACACCGATCTTATTCTGCCCATCACCAGGGTGTTGAAAGACTTTGATACGATGGAGAACATCGCCTATATCCAGGTCAGCCTGGACGGAAAAGCGATATTGGATAAAATCAACCAAATCAAGCTTGGGAAGACCGGCCACTTCTTTGTTGTGAATGAGCAAGCGGAAGTGGTGATCGATAACGATTTAGAGAATCTGAATAATCCCGTTCAGAATAAGCAAATGCGGGAGTATATCCTTTCTGATAAACGGGAATTCGAATACGAAGAGGATGATATCCCTTATTATGGCGTAACGGAACCGATCGGGAACGGCTGGTTGATCGTCGGGAGGGTACCGACTTTTGAAATCACAGGCGAAATCATTTCGATTCAAAAAATCATCATCGGTGCATCCATCATTTTCGGAATAGTGGCGATTCTCGTCGGGAGTTTCATCGCAAAGAAAGTGACCGATCCGGTTAAGATCTTGACGGAGCAAATGAAGCTTGTCGGCGAGGGGAACTTAAAGGTGCGTACGAGTGTGGATTCGAAGGATGAAATCGGAATGATGAGCTCCGAATTCAACCATATGATCTATCGGGTGGAAGATTTACTAGAGCAAGTGAAGGAAGAACAGCATCAGAAGCAGGAAGCCGTCCTTCGGGCCATCAAGCACAGAATCAATCCTCACTTCCTTTTTAACACATTGAGTACGATACGCTGGCTCGTCCAGTTTAAAGAGACGGAGAGAGCGAACACCGCCCTTACTGCATTATCCAAACTCCTTGAAGGGAATATGGGGAAGACCGGGACCTTTATATCCATAAAGGAAGAAGTGGAATTGGTTGAACAATTCATGGTCATCCTGCAAATCAGGTATGAGCAGAAGTTCCATTTAGTGACGGACTTTGAAGAGGGAGTGGAAGATTGGGAGATTCCGAGGATGCTTCTGCAGCCGATCGTGGAGAATTCAATCTTTCATGGAATCGTACCAACAGGAACGGAAGGGACAGTGTGGATCACGGGTAAGAATATCCTCGGAGGAATTCAAATCGAAATCAGGGATGACGGAGTGGGTGTTGAACAGGATATGTTACAACGGGTGCAAAGGTCGTCTGTTGGGGACAACTCATACGTAGGCATTGGATTAAGTCATGTGGCCGATTCCATCAGACTTTATTTTGGTCCGGATTCAAAGTTTGAAATCACCAGCGGGGACGGGACCGTTGTGAAGCTTGTATTGATGACGAAAACCAGGGGTGATCAAGATGTATAA
- a CDS encoding glycoside hydrolase family 66 protein has translation MGKKKSLAVLASMSLTAVMLLGCVNSSSEPVFQAETIQQGKWVDELSTDQAAYEPGESVKLSLSLKEKVKEGKILVQYKHLAETVKEEEINLKDEEISWSWKPEEDDFKGYMVEVYVKQGDEVIDHQNIGVDVSSDWAKFPRYGYLADFYDMEADLQEDVINQLNRFHINGLQFYDWQYKHEKPLKMEDGKLASTWPDIANREVSRDTIERYISLAHEKNMKAMNYNLLFGSYEGAEDEGVKKEWGLFKDPDAEEQDHHPLPDNWASDIYLMDPSNKGWQDFILNEEKQVFNHLDFDGWHVDQLGDRGVLWNGDGKTVDLSTTYVPFLNEAKQELGVDLVMNAVSQYAQGYIASQAPVDFLYSELWDGHNTYSSLKGVIDQNSKYSKGKLNTVLAAYMNYDLSDSMGEFNTPGVLMTNAVIFASGGSHLELGENMLSKEYFPHKKLSMSDELNTELTRYYDFQVAYQNLLRDGGEEAEKEVKIEGDLTVSDQPKLGSIWSFAKKKEDKELIHLINFTDASSLEWRDNEGVQPEPEEEKDIEVEVKAGGKADKIWVATPDAYQGSPLEIDFKQKGDSITFTVPSLKYWDLVVIDYK, from the coding sequence ATGGGGAAAAAGAAAAGCCTGGCCGTTCTGGCAAGCATGTCACTTACAGCAGTGATGCTCTTAGGTTGTGTGAATTCAAGTTCTGAACCTGTCTTTCAAGCGGAGACGATTCAACAAGGGAAATGGGTGGATGAACTGAGCACGGATCAAGCCGCCTATGAACCGGGGGAATCCGTGAAGCTTTCATTATCATTGAAGGAAAAAGTAAAAGAAGGAAAAATACTGGTTCAGTATAAACACTTGGCAGAAACAGTGAAAGAGGAAGAAATCAATCTGAAAGACGAAGAGATATCGTGGTCTTGGAAACCGGAAGAAGATGATTTTAAGGGGTATATGGTGGAAGTGTATGTAAAACAAGGAGATGAGGTCATTGATCACCAGAACATAGGTGTTGATGTATCCTCCGATTGGGCCAAATTTCCGAGATACGGGTATCTTGCCGATTTTTACGACATGGAAGCAGATCTGCAGGAAGATGTGATCAACCAATTAAATCGATTCCATATCAATGGGCTGCAATTTTACGACTGGCAGTATAAACATGAGAAACCTCTCAAGATGGAAGATGGTAAGCTTGCCTCAACCTGGCCGGATATCGCCAACAGGGAAGTATCACGGGATACAATCGAACGCTACATTTCCCTTGCTCATGAAAAAAATATGAAGGCGATGAATTATAATCTCCTGTTCGGCAGCTATGAAGGTGCTGAAGATGAGGGAGTGAAGAAGGAATGGGGCCTATTCAAGGATCCGGATGCGGAAGAGCAGGATCACCATCCCCTACCTGATAATTGGGCGAGTGATATTTACCTGATGGATCCTTCCAATAAAGGATGGCAGGACTTCATTCTAAATGAAGAAAAACAAGTGTTTAATCATCTGGATTTTGACGGATGGCACGTCGATCAGCTTGGTGACCGTGGCGTACTTTGGAATGGTGACGGGAAGACGGTAGACCTTTCGACTACGTATGTTCCATTCTTGAATGAAGCGAAACAGGAACTGGGTGTCGACCTGGTCATGAATGCCGTTTCGCAGTATGCACAAGGATATATCGCTTCCCAGGCACCGGTGGACTTCCTCTATTCGGAGCTTTGGGATGGTCATAATACGTATTCGAGTCTTAAAGGCGTCATTGATCAGAATAGTAAGTACAGCAAAGGCAAGCTGAATACGGTCCTGGCTGCCTACATGAACTATGATTTATCTGACTCCATGGGAGAATTCAATACGCCTGGTGTTTTGATGACGAATGCGGTCATTTTCGCTTCTGGAGGTTCACACCTGGAACTTGGCGAAAATATGCTTTCGAAAGAGTATTTCCCTCACAAGAAATTAAGCATGAGTGATGAACTGAACACCGAATTGACAAGATACTATGACTTCCAGGTAGCCTATCAGAATCTTCTACGTGATGGCGGTGAGGAAGCGGAAAAAGAAGTGAAGATAGAAGGGGATCTTACCGTCTCCGATCAGCCAAAGCTCGGTTCCATCTGGTCATTTGCCAAAAAGAAAGAGGATAAAGAGCTTATTCATCTGATCAATTTCACTGATGCTTCCTCGCTGGAATGGCGGGATAATGAAGGAGTACAGCCTGAGCCTGAGGAAGAAAAGGATATCGAAGTGGAAGTGAAGGCCGGGGGTAAGGCAGATAAGATCTGGGTGGCAACACCTGATGCCTATCAAGGTTCCCCTCTGGAGATTGACTTCAAGCAAAAAGGGGACTCGATTACGTTCACCGTCCCATCCCTCAAGTATTGGGATCTGGTCGTGATCGACTATAAATAG